TAAAATTTGCAAAAGCCTAATAACAAAGTCAGTATTAATGCTTCTACTTAAAGATCTGATGACAGCAGTTACAGCCTCTCATTAtctaacacacagaaaactgatTCCAGCCAATTTACAGAAAGACAACTATGAACATGGGTCTTGGTATCAGCCAGTAACCTGAGTTTAGTCATCAGCATGAAGACAGAGGAGTGGAACCAATAAGCAGCTGTGCTGTCAGGGCACTTTGAGAGTGTGATATGCAGCATCTGTGATTGGGGGCCACATAATAAACAGATCTGACAGTGAAGCCATGTGTTTCTCCTGATGAAACCCTGCCATGATTACAGTCTACAATACATGCGAGATGTGCTGGATGCATCCATAAGAGAGCAACAATATAAGAATGACAACTCTGTGTTCAGGAAGTAACTTGTGCAGCAGTGAATTTGaaggcatttttgtttttcactgctctCTCACAGCTGCTGAAAACTAAATGCTGATCTGGGATGGATAATCAGTGgggacacaacacacaacactgcaGCTCTCCTGAGTAACATGTGCATTAACAGATCTGAAGCCAATGAAGTGCAGGGGAAATAGATTCTCTAGATTGGCGTTGGCATTGCTCAAGTTAGGAGCAGTCTGGAGTTCATGAAAGAGTTAATCAGCACTTCAGTGATAGCTCTGGGTCTGTGTTAATATTTAGATCATAAGCCACCCATGAATACAGGAATACAAACTGAGGAAATGTCAGATAATACCAGAAGAGCATCAGCCTTACTGCTGACTAAAGAGAGATTTTACAGGGactgttgtgagtgtgtgtgtgtgtgtgtgtgtgtgtgtgtgtttgtgtgctggtgTCTAGGAGAGGTGGGATGATGTATACCGTCTCTTATGGAATGCCTTTAACACATCTCACTTTTTAATTTGCCAATTACACAGCAAGCAGGACCCCAAAGTGTGggtcatgttttattaatgtgCCATTGAGCACACAGGTgggagcaggcaggcaggggaGGGGGGTCTACcattaacccccccccacccctagTCTGGGACTAGCCTAATTGGCActatgatattttatttttgtttaacagCGAGAGCTAGACGTTTCTCAcaaagtctgcacacacacacacacacacagcagcaaacacacattttctctttgctACAACACTGACTTCAGCTTTCTGTGTGTTCACTGCAAATGAGTCCACACCAAAAAATGATATGAACACAGAATGCCATTGAGTGGCCCCACTGAGGCAGTTTTTCACCTTCATATGCATTCTCACCTTTGTTTAAATACTGTTTCTGATCATATAGCAGACGGTTTTCTAGTCCTTGGTGAAAACGCTTTTGACAAAGattaatttcagtttaaaaatatcaaagatCACAGACAAACCTTCAAGTTCTCTGTTCTCCAGAGTCGAGAAGCTAAACCCTGGTAGGCTGCAGGATGCCTCTGGCTAGTCAGATATCCCACGGTTACTCAATCCTTTAAAAGAATCTTTATTTCAATCCTTTTCCTtaggtgtttttttcttccattttgtaAGTCGTATTTTATTACCGAGTCTGTTTTGATTATTAATGAAATGCCAGATAGACCAAAGACTAAATAATAAAAGCTGCATCCCATTCTGTTCGACATTCTTTTTCCCATATTGTGCAAACTGCATAcatgtgtgacatcacaagtggggccaaaacatttttacacatatttacgGAAAGATggatgaggggaaaaagagaggacGGCCTTTTCCCATAGTTAGTGAGTCTCTGAAAACACCAGGGACACATGTTTATATTGAAAAGACATTTCAATTCATGAAAGATCCAGTGGAGGAGACTCTGCAATCACGTGAGCTGACCTCAGTTTAAATACCTTTTATTTATCCTCCcagtttaaagaaataaacGGCAGTTTGATAATCAATAAATGTTGAAAActtcaaacaaagcaaaacagggGGTGATGATGACTATTCTAAACattattaagtgttttttttctgtttactaCAAGTGATTTAATTTGTGACCTCTTTCAAACACTGGAATCAGTTTCTAAAGTAGGCAGGCTTGATTTTACCCCTAAGTTACATTtcgctgcctctctctgtggCTGGTCTGGTATCTGCCTTTGCACAAAGGCTATAAAATGTGAGCTGGCCAGGACGGGGCTCTGCTCTGCTATTTCTATGGGGTGGCAGCTTGCTTGGCAGATCTGGCCGGCTTATTGGCACGACCCGGAGGCAACATGGGGGagtgtttgttctgtgttgctGTTGGACTAAGATAAGGcagaacaggccttttacagtAAGCACATACACAGAAGtgcacacacaatgacacatgCTATTTACAGGTATACAGTGCTGCAGATACCGGTTTATATCAGAGTTAAGGTTTTGTATGGAATAGGTTGTTTACATCCAACTGCCACGAACCTAAATTGAGCGCATGTCCTCAGTCAGTACAAATACAGGCAAATAATTCTGCTCTTACTTACAACCACACATCATCTGAGCTTTGCCttttgccacacacacacacacacacacacacacacacacacctatgaaGTGCCTTTTGAAGTGTTAAGACCATACATACGTGATAAAGATACACATTTGCTCTGCTGTAGTGGTTGATGAGCATGAAATAGAAGACTATTTATATTTCCTTAAATCTTTCAAAATGCATCAGGAGAGCAGACACTATATGTgattaaatatcttttttgggggggcagACAAAAGTGCACATGAGATGACCGTTGAGCTAAAAGGAAGCAGTTTGTTTGTGGGCTCTTAATCCTCTTTTTCACTCACTGGTCTCGGTACCCCAAACATTTGGTGGTTATGGAAGCCAAATGGCCTcacaacaaaactgaaaacatccCAGGCCTGCTTTTCCAACTGAAGTACATTACGCTGTCATTCCACATGAGCCACAATAACAGACAGTAATAACACAGTTGCTCCATTTATTGACAGTGATGCAATCAAATGTGTGATTTGGACACTGACTTGGAATGGACTGGGCAGCAGTATAGTTACCATGTCTTCTAGCCAATAGAGGTGATTGCACCGACACAGGGACATGTGAATGGTGAAAGGTGTGTGAGTACCCACCTCTACCTCCTCGAAAGGGGGGGCTGTCTCTGGGCTGCGAGGAAAAAACACCAGCGCCAAATTGATGGTGAGAGCCAGGAGGAAAACGGGGATAACACCTAAcctggcaacacacacacacacacacacacacacacacacacacacacacacacacacacacacacacacaataaagagGGTAACACAATGACACCCACTGCTGATTTAGTGGGACCTGCAGTAAACGCAGGGTTATCTGAGGATAATGTCATTATAAAGTACCAATCAAAACAACAGCATTCTTTATAGTGTTTTTATAAAAAGTTGTTAACTTTCCAATCCAGTAAATTACCAACATGTTTCACCCCATTTAAACTTGACTGTAATTGCACCTTACACCAGAGCAAAGTGTTGGTGTCACAGTGTATTCTACACAAAAGTAAACACTTACGGACTAAATAGGAGCTGATGCAAATTAATTGCACATGTAGCCAATTAATCAGCAGGGACTAGAAGGTGCATGGTCAATTAGTATAGCAGCATGGGtataattaaatgtttcataGGAAACTGGAATTACTTTTACTGATCCTTCTGGGTAGGCAACACAAATATTTAGGTGACAAAAATAAGAGAGAGTTGCAGCCTTTTTGTGTGCAACACACTTTTCTTAATCAGCAGTCAGCAATGAACCAGGCTGCACTCTTCAATTTGATACTTTGTTCGACTGTATTCcagcttctttttttatatatattctcacattttctctcccttAAACTCACCACTGTGTTCAACAGTAAAGTACATGAACCATTCACTGCTCTTTCATTTTATTGGGAAACAGAGCTACTTGATAAGCCAGACATATGCCGAATTTACGGAAAACTCTTACTAATAGCACAGTTTAAGTTATTTATGTCACAAAGCCTGTGGGCCTCGGCAGGCAAGCAAACCAACATTAAAGTGGCGGAAATGTCAAAGGACGGTGGCATCGGCTGATTCacagtctataaaatgtctccTATCCAGCCTATTTTTTGTCGACTCCTGTTAATATTGCCTGAGCGGGTctgtgtgaggagtgtgtgaggagtgtgtggagtgtgtgaggagtgtgaggagtgtgtgttggtgctgtTGTGTCTGCTCTCACTCACTTTGCTGATCCGGACGCTCTCAGAAGCATCATCCCAAACAGAAAAGCCGCGATCCAAACGACCGCAATTACGAAAACACCCGTACCGACTCCCAGCACGACAACGTTATCTGCCATTCCTGCTAAGCAACGGTCCAACCGACAACCTGTACGATTTATCAGTGAAGTGGTTTTACCACCGACCTCACATTATGAACCACTAGTTCAGTTAACCTGGGTTATTAGCTAGCAGTACCTTCCACCGCTGTGACGGTGAGTTAACCGTTAGCTTAGCTGTCCAGGTCGGCTCTGCTAAGCTGAGAACCACAGCTGCATAGCTGGGTTACTGAAAAATGTAACTTTCTTCCGTAAAAATGTATCAGTGCTGTCCGGTAACACATCAAATCTCAAGCAGCCATCAGTTGGAGGGAAAGCTTGAGGCAGCGTCCGCTGCTTCCTGGTTACAGCAAACTAGAGTTTGATTGGTTACAGGAGCTCAAGAGGAGCCAATCACATGCGGCGTTACTGAAACAACATGGACTACAGAACTTCAGCCGACTTCTTACCTTTGTTAGAACACCCATctgttcttttctccttcttctgtacgctgaaaacaacacagtgCATTTGTTACCGACCCGAGACCAAACtgtttctattctattctagtcTAGTCTGTTCCTACACTCGTAATCTGTACAGAtcttcggtgtgtgtgtgtgtgtgtgtgtgttttgtctggtACTCTTGTGGACTCGGTAGAACCCTGACTCTGGGCCCTCTCCTGCAGCAGTGCTTGTGGTTCCCACCATCCCGTCTCTCTGACACATGTAGTGATGAATGCGGACCGACAGGGGGTGGCCAGATCCGCGATTCAAAGGCATGTGCGTCTCagcgcgtgtgtgcgtgcgtggaACGCTCCAGTCCCGCTCGAGGTGGCGGTGCCTCGGCGTGCTCACTGGAAGAAGACATGGTGCCTTTAAGTCACCCTCGTAAAATCCACGAATCCAGCGTGATGAGGAACTCTCAGACCTAGGGTAGAGGACTGGGTCCTGTCAGGAGGGGGAGTGAAAAGAGAAgtaaacagcaaacacactggTCTGATCCACACTAAACTGTACACTGTGCCTGGAGTTTGGTGTCCTCACTGGGATTCCCTCTCAGGTGATTTTATTTCCTCTACTTTCCCTTAATCTCAACAAAACCAGGCAGACCAGATGCTGAAGTACTGGTGAGAGCAATCAATGGAACGTTTCCTCTGATTCTTGACAGGTTACCTCATGGCCAGACTCTTGTATAGACTCAGTCACTGGAAAACCTCAGTAGGTGAGAAAATAACTGAATGGTGTGATCATATAACCTGTATTAGATGAGAAAATAAGAGTTTATACCCATACTTGTTGTCTGGGTATAAGATACCCAAAATACTGGGTAGTTGTCTCTATGATTCAGTATTGTAACATAGACTGAATGACTCGGGGGGCAATCTGCCAACAGGAGAGCATCAGCAAAACTGCAGAAATAAACAAGGAATTAATTGGTTTCTTGCCACAATCAAGACCAAATCTGAACCATATGATCTCTCCTGCAGGCTGAAGTGAAGGCTGAAGGCTGCAGAAGCTGTCCCTCACCCTCACAGTCTGTCAGATGCTGCCGCACCACTCACAATACGTTTGGAAGCACGCAAAATGAGTGAATAGGATGAAATGATCCTTTTAAATCCCATGCTTTGTCATTCTCTCGTTCATTTGCGCTCAAGCAGAATGGAACACGCTTGGAGAGGCATTTCTGGTGCGGATGTAGTCGATGTGTCGTCTCAGGTCTTTCATTTAAACCTGCCAGTCAGAGCTGCTCGGGAACAAATTACACGTGAGGAATAGAGGAggtgtgtttttgctgcctCAACTGCTTCAGCCACTATCTCACACATCTGAACCAAAGTCTGTCTCATCCCAGACTGGTGCCCCACGCGCGATTGCCGTATTTCCCACGGACACTGGAAGGCATCAGCAGCCCGGTGTTGGGAAAACGGGGAgcggagatggagatggaggtaGGAGGGGTCTGCCATGGCTGACGTCAGCGGCTGTGTGGAGGAGTATAGGCTGTGCTGTCAGCCCAGTGTCAGTCTGATGAAGATTGGCATGCAGGTAAGCTGTCATTCATTTTCAATGTCAGTGCATGGGAGCAGGGCTTTACCACTTGAGcgtcctttttttcccctttaccCCCCCTTCATTACAAAAGGCAGGACATTATTCATACAGCCAGACAGCCAGCCAGGCCAGActgaagagagtgagagagagagagagagagggagggagagagagagagggaggcagagagagagagagagagagagagagcgagggagagagggagggggggagtagaggtgggggagaaaaaagagagagggaaaggagaggagatgcATTTTTGTGCTGGACTGAAAGaccagtggatttttttttttttctctctcttttgcttgATGCGGCGTTTGGATTGAAAAATAATGTGTCGGTAATGTTTGTGACGCAAGTGTGCAGGATGTGTGCTGTTTTGCGGCGGATGCTTCTGTAATTTAGagaatgataatgaaaatagtgaCTGGATCGGAGCTGCAGGAAGCTGGCGTTTGATTTCTTCGGCTTTGTCAATTAGCAGCGGAATGGCTCACCGCTGTGTGATCATTTAGAAATGCACAGAGCTGGTGTGGCGGTGAGGAGCCCgcctgccaaaaaaaaaaaaaaaacaacaacccccaaaacaagaaaaaaaaaaaagaaaaacaaagataaacgTATTGTGCTGTCTTCTCACTGCCTCTGCAATTTTCCTAATGTTGACATGTTGTCTTGAAGTtatgtggtgtgtttttattggagtaaaaaggcttttattttgaccgGCAAAGgtgatgttttcagtttttcactgAAACGGACTTTCAGTGTAAAATAACTTGCACTCAGATCTGAAgttatttcagcatttatttgtgtgtgtgtgtgtgtgtgtgtgtgtgtgtgtgtgtgtgcattctgtgtgtgtgtggctgtttttgtttgtttctgtgacaaaaataaaacgCAGGCTACTAATGTGAGACAGAAGAAAATATTCAGCACATTACCTGGTGAAATGTAGATGGAAAtgtagcttctttttttttttttaaatagatcaTTTAAACATCTCAGGTTTTGCTATTTATTCCTTTTTCTGAAACTCGTGACAAGCATCTGCCTTCACTATATGTTTGCATTTTATGAACAGcagattttcaaagtaaaataacgtttttgcttttattccagaaaaatgtgaagcaaaaaaaaaaaatcagttttcctCATGTCTGCATTTTAAAACGTCAAACAGGGAGTCCAATTGTCTTTGCTTCCCCTGATGAATTCATCCTTGACTGAAGTGTTTCTATTGCTCAAACTATCTGCATGTCAGTGAGGTCTAATGTTTACCCTCAGCCTTCCCTGCCCTGCAAACCCTCTCTCTCCAGAACACTGGCCTTCTTTGTGTGCCACTCACCACTTTCTATTTCAGATGACTAGTTTATTCCACGATTGCTCCAGTGACTATTTCACTCAGAGGAGACGTTTGACTGGCGTGAAATGCCGTCAGTGTGATTTGACGGAGCCCGTGTGTCTCTCTGACTGTTTGTCTCAAACACAGGGGCCCTGTTCGCTTTAGATTTAATGATCTCGCAGTTAAAACGGTTGTCGCGGCGCTCTGGTAGTTCTGTGAGTCAAACCAAGTCAACTCATCTGTTCAGTCGCTGTCCGCTTTggtctctgccccccccccgaaTGTTACATCACCATTCCACAGACTTGGACAACATAAtcttaattttgaaaaaaaaaaaaaaaaagctaaatgtgaAGTTGAGGAAATATAACACCAATGTTACACGCCTGTTTCAGTTTCCTTGTTGTCATATATCACTTGTAAAATGTTACATCTCTATATTCCAAAGTAAAGGCCCCTCACAGCAAAGACAATAGTCTGAGCACTGAGAGTACATTAGCTTAATTAAATATGCCTGAACCGTTTGTTTACTAATCATCTGCTTCCCTGAGAAATCACAATGGCGATTTAGACCACTTTAGCTCCCTCCGTCAGACACATTCGGCAGGTGCAGAGTGCTGAGCATAAAATCCCATGAGGAGCTAAACTCTCAGCCCCAGTGAAAGTGAACGCTTTGAAAGACACTGTTGTCGTTGCTGTGAGTCACTGTTGAAAGACCAAAAGAAGGTCTGTTGCCTTTTACACCATTCAAATGATCGCGTACCTTTGTCAGTGTCTCAAAGTGAGCGATTCAGCTGGGAATGAatttgaatacacacacacacacacacacacacacacacacacacacacgggtagAAACGCATCACTAGCAGTCACCCTCAGTGATGTTTGTTCTTTGTTGTCATGTGCCCCACACGGCTCTACATATTGTCAGATAGGGATAATGCCAATTTCGTTTATCCCCAAACCCTGCTGAGATCTTAATTGATGATTTGTGTCATTGGACAAGCAGCCCAGGGGCATATTTGGTGGTGCAAAATACTCCGATACTATTTGCATATTCCCA
This window of the Pempheris klunzingeri isolate RE-2024b chromosome 14, fPemKlu1.hap1, whole genome shotgun sequence genome carries:
- the tmem218 gene encoding transmembrane protein 218; the protein is MADNVVVLGVGTGVFVIAVVWIAAFLFGMMLLRASGSAKLGVIPVFLLALTINLALVFFPRSPETAPPFEEVEIVDSLFIGRYVLLAVVSAVFLVVFFMLLPFHFLEPVYAKALRTQ